GCGAGCGCGACCGGGTTGAGCGCGATGCGCACCGCGGGCTGGTCGGCGCCGCTGACGATCACCTCGCCGACGCCGGGCACCTGCGAGATGCGCTGCGCGATCACGGTATCGGCCGCGTCGTACATCGCGCTGGTAGTCAGCGTCTTCGACGTCAGCGCCAGCACGAACACCGGCGCCGCCGCGGGATTGGCCTTGCGGAAGCGCGGCAGCGACGGCAGGTCGCTCGGCAAGTCTGCCAGCGAGGCGTTGATCGCGGCCTGCACGTCGCGCGCGGCGCGGTCGATGTTGCGGCCGATGGCGAATTGCAGCTGGATGCTGGTAGTGCCGAGCGAACTCGTAGAGGTGATCTGGGTGATGCCGGCGATCTCGCCGAGCCGCCGTTCCAAGGGGGCAGCAACGGTCGCCGCCATCACCGAAGGGTCGGCGCCCGGCCGCGACGCGAACACCCGGATCATCGGGAAGTCGACGTTGGGAACCGCGGCGACAGGGAGAAACGCGTAGGCGACCATGCCGACCAGGAACAGCCCGACCGCCAGCAAGGTGGTGCCTACCGGACGGCGAATGAACGGCTCCGAGATCGATGCCATTGCTACTGATTTCCGCTCACCTAACGACCCACATCGGAGTCGATCGCCGCCCCCCTTTCTCTAGTTCTTTGACGCTCCAGGCGCAATCGCACCAATCGTATGCCCTTCCGAGGCAAGCCGCGCCAACTCAGAGTTTGCCCCTGGCTGGTAGTTGCCCGGCGTGTCGCCGAAACCGGGATCGAATGCGGTATCGGTCGCGCCCTTCAGGTCGTCGGCGGGCATTACGGAGATGTAAAACTTGTCGCCGGAACCGGTTGGCAGTTGATCAGTCCTCAGATAGTTGCCGTCCAGCAGCGGGTATTCCCGTCTCGCCAGGTTGCCGTAGACATTGTTGTAGTTCAACCGCGCCTTGGCATCGACGTCGACCGCCACACCGATCAGATTGTAAGCGACCAGATTGTGGTCGAGACTAACGTCCGCCTGCCCTCCGACAATCTCAAGTCCCTTGTTCTTCTGATAAACAACCGTGTTGCCGGATATGACCGCGCGGCCATCGAGGACGAGGATGCCGTGTTGATTGGCTTCCACGATATTGCCGGAAATGACCGCTTCGGTTCCAGATCCAGCCAATATCGCTATCCCATTGTGCATGGAAATCTTGTTGCCGCCGACATCCACTCGCGCCGTCGCGAGGCGGGCATCACGCTTGCCGGTCTCGACCGTGACGCCGTTGCCCTGGTTGAAATACATGGTATTGGCCGTGACACGCACGTTGCCACCGTGGATCTGGACGACATTTTGATTCTGGGAGGCGGTGTTGCCGGTCAGCGTCGCCTCCACGCCCGTCAGGTCCACGCCGACCTGATAGTCCCGAATGGTATTGGCTTCGATCAGCGCCCGGCTACCGACCAGTGCAAGTGCAAAATTCCCGGCGCCACCGATCGAATTTCCGCGGATCGTAAGCTCGGAGTCCTTCGAAACAACCGCATACTGATTTTCCGCGAACAGGTTTTGCAGGATCACGCCGCGATTTCCCGAGCCGATACCGACGCCGATCTTGTGCCCATGCAGGACCGAATCGGCAATGGCCGCTTGCGAACCGGAAAGCCGTATACCGAAGGTGTCCGCGCCGCCGCTGATGGCGACGTTCCGGATCAACACGTCGCGCGATTTGGACACTGCAATCCCAGCTTGCGTGCCGGAAACTTCCACGCTGAAATTCTTCAGCGTAATGCCGGATGCGTTCTGGACGACCATTCCGGTTCCGCTTGGGCTTGGCCCTGACTGAATGGCGGGGGTCACGCCGTCGACGCTAACGTTATTGACTCCGACCAGCCTCAGCGGATTGGCGGCCTCGACGGCAACGATCCCGCTGTCCTTCGTCTGGATGCGGATGCCAGAGACCGCTACGAGTTCCTCTCTGTAAATGCCTGATTGCACGATGATCGTGTCACCCGAACTGCTTTTCACAATCGCGGCGGTAATGGTCCGGTAGTTTCCTCCGCCCGACGGGCCGACCGTGATCGTCCGCGGCGCCGCTGCCGTCTGGGGCGAAACCAGCTCGGCGCGATCCAGATCATATTGTTCCGTGGTGATTGTTTTGGTGACCCGGTTTCCCTGCCGCAAAATCGTGACATTGCCGCTCTTCCCTGCTTCCGTCAGACGATTGTCGATCGCGACAATGACGTCGCCGCGTTCGATCCCGGCCCGGTCGAGCGGGCCGCCCTTGCCGACACCCAGGACGAGAGACGC
The genomic region above belongs to Bradyrhizobium sediminis and contains:
- a CDS encoding right-handed parallel beta-helix repeat-containing protein, whose product is MVLAIMVSTPSRADVRANWDYLVGAFFSPVSPELARDLGIPEKASLVLGVGKGGPLDRAGIERGDVIVAIDNRLTEAGKSGNVTILRQGNRVTKTITTEQYDLDRAELVSPQTAAAPRTITVGPSGGGNYRTITAAIVKSSSGDTIIVQSGIYREELVAVSGIRIQTKDSGIVAVEAANPLRLVGVNNVSVDGVTPAIQSGPSPSGTGMVVQNASGITLKNFSVEVSGTQAGIAVSKSRDVLIRNVAISGGADTFGIRLSGSQAAIADSVLHGHKIGVGIGSGNRGVILQNLFAENQYAVVSKDSELTIRGNSIGGAGNFALALVGSRALIEANTIRDYQVGVDLTGVEATLTGNTASQNQNVVQIHGGNVRVTANTMYFNQGNGVTVETGKRDARLATARVDVGGNKISMHNGIAILAGSGTEAVISGNIVEANQHGILVLDGRAVISGNTVVYQKNKGLEIVGGQADVSLDHNLVAYNLIGVAVDVDAKARLNYNNVYGNLARREYPLLDGNYLRTDQLPTGSGDKFYISVMPADDLKGATDTAFDPGFGDTPGNYQPGANSELARLASEGHTIGAIAPGASKN